Below is a window of Mucilaginibacter sp. PAMC 26640 DNA.
TGTAAGTAATTAAATCACTTCGATGTTTGCCCTGGCGAATGTGAATGATAGTTGTTAAAGCCGCTATACCGAATGAACCACCCAGCTGCCTCATCATATTATTTAACCCCGACCCCTGGCCTATTTCCGGCCCTTTAAGGTCGGCCATAGCTAAGGTAGTTAGCGGTACAAATAATAATGCCATCCCTACACCACGAACCAATAACGGTATCAATACATCATGCTCGCCTGTTGCAAGGGTAGAATTGCTCAGCATCCAGGTGAAAACAAAGAACAGAAACATGCCAGCAGTAGCCATAAACTGGGCCGGCACACCCTTATTAAGCATTTTACCTATAAAAGGCATCATAACAATAGTACATAAACCACCAGGGAAGAGTAGCTGCCCTGTTTGCTGTGCGTTAAAGCCCAGCAGGTTCTGGCAAAACACAGGGAACACAAACACGGAGCCATACAGCCCGAATCCGAGTATAAACGACGTAAACATCCCTACTGAAAAGCTCCGGTGGCGCATAATACTGAAATTAACAATCGGGTGATCTGTACTCAGTTCGCGCCATATGAAAAGGATAACACCTAGCACCGCCATAACCGTTAAAACCAGAATATAAGTTTTTGCAAACCAATCTTCAGATTCACCTTTTTCCAGAATAGTTTGCAAACTGCCTACTGCCACTGCAAGCAGGCCAATACCCCACCAGTCAATCGGCTTCTTTTCCTCCTTGGGCGTTTCCCGTACAAAAGTGTACGTTAAAAATATCGCCAATGCACCTACCGGAATGTTTACATAAAAAATCCAGGGCCAGGCATAATTCTCGGTGATCCAGCCACCAATGGTAGGGCCTACAGTTGGGCCTACTACCGCTCCTAATCCAAACAATGCAGTAGCTGTACCAATTTGCTCGCGCGGCCAGGTTTCCAATAAGATGGTTTGGCCGGTTGATATTAATCCACCACCCGCAATACCCTGGATGATCCGGAAAACTACCAGTTCATCTAAAGTTGTTGCGTTACCACAAAGGAATGAGGCTATGGTAAATACAATTATAGAAG
It encodes the following:
- a CDS encoding MFS transporter, which produces MAETGFKKWIITITVIMASLLELIDTTIVNVAIPHIQGNLGATLEDVAWVVTGYAVANVIILPMSGWLGGRFGRKNYFLTSIIVFTIASFLCGNATTLDELVVFRIIQGIAGGGLISTGQTILLETWPREQIGTATALFGLGAVVGPTVGPTIGGWITENYAWPWIFYVNIPVGALAIFLTYTFVRETPKEEKKPIDWWGIGLLAVAVGSLQTILEKGESEDWFAKTYILVLTVMAVLGVILFIWRELSTDHPIVNFSIMRHRSFSVGMFTSFILGFGLYGSVFVFPVFCQNLLGFNAQQTGQLLFPGGLCTIVMMPFIGKMLNKGVPAQFMATAGMFLFFVFTWMLSNSTLATGEHDVLIPLLVRGVGMALLFVPLTTLAMADLKGPEIGQGSGLNNMMRQLGGSFGIAALTTIIHIRQGKHRSDLITYINPYNPAFTERFSQYQHAFVAKGKSLIDATHMAYGAIEGVVIRQTMLLSYDDAYWISGLVMLFSIPLLYLQPFRKNMKAVTDAH